Genomic segment of Myxococcus stipitatus:
AAATCGCCGTGCGCTCCAAACACCCCTGACCCTCGCCTCCCGAGTCCGATGCTCCGTCGCCTCCTGCCGCCGCTCGCCCTGTTGCTCGCCACCCCCGCTGTCGCCCAGGACGAGGGCGAAGACATTCCCACGACGATGGACGGAGTCGGCCGCATCACCGTGCAAGGTGGCTGGCGCGTCACGTCCAACGAGACCTTCTACAACAGCTGGTACGGCCGCGATAAGAACGCGGGACTGCCCCGCGCGAAGAAGACGGGAGGCGGGCCCTTCGCGGTGGCTTCCTTCGCGTACTCGCTGTCGGACCTCGTGGAGGTGGGCATCGACCTGTTCGGGACGGGCTCGCGCCTGTATCTCACCGAGCCCGGCGCGGAGGAGGGAATCACCACCGAGCGGCGGGTGGACACCCTGGGTTACGGCGCGATGTTGGGCCTGCGCTTCCAGACGGTCCTCTCGGAAGTG
This window contains:
- a CDS encoding outer membrane beta-barrel protein, translating into MLRRLLPPLALLLATPAVAQDEGEDIPTTMDGVGRITVQGGWRVTSNETFYNSWYGRDKNAGLPRAKKTGGGPFAVASFAYSLSDLVEVGIDLFGTGSRLYLTEPGAEEGITTERRVDTLGYGAMLGLRFQTVLSEVGPYGLVPFGGIFTGPALASSRRAGESIQEDTMQAWAGTLGATWRLSPRWGLTAEYRIMFLRGPAGPPDDRIGSFNLGGSWLGIGVTYTFPPETNRPLPGSGL